A genomic stretch from Schistosoma haematobium chromosome 2, whole genome shotgun sequence includes:
- the LDB3 gene encoding LIM domain-binding protein 3 (EggNog:ENOG410V502~COG:T,Z) yields MSFFIRISRPDSASPWGFCIRGGRDFDQPLIISSVSLGSLADISGLRTGMRVLSIGGDPTSKMTHQQAIQAIIRCCNDLEMEVYDTGLNNSGCSTPLHQMNMSITQSSLSIELHKPTEPLKPQTVISKLVHIGTNPIITRSHSPNGITIRSYSPNSITLHNRILAEKLDSNRTSPIYTPQNNISLKSCYSSSYNLCKYSTMNQPQPNIKINAKPDNSLLGGVIRSKDFKINPICHVCQQQIHGPFIDTNDRCFCPNHFICDYCHRPLNEDGFAEQNGKLYCEEDFKQYIAYKCTKCNLPIIGQIIKAINRTWHPYCFICYYCQKPLDDIFHIEDDNRVLCEEHWKQFHEIECAKCKQSISEIDRFIQACGKQYHARCFSCAACQKPLEGKPFHTRNQKPFCLIHANAVALFG; encoded by the coding sequence ATGTCATTTTTTATACGCATTTCAAGACCTGATTCTGCTTCACCTTGGGGATTCTGTATTCGAGGGGGAAGAGATTTTGATCAACCACTTATTATATCTTCTGTGAGTCTTGGAAGTCTGGCAGATATCAGTGGCTTACGTACTGGAATGCGTGTTTTATCTATTGGCGGTGATCCTACTAGCAAAATGACTCACCAACAAGCTATTCAAGCAATTATACGTTGCTGCAATGATCTGGAAATGGAGGTCTATGATACTGGTTTAAATAATTCTGGCTGTTCTACACCACTTCATCAAATGAACATGTCTATAACACAATCATCACTAAGTATTGAACTTCATAAACCAACAGAACCACTAAAACCGCAAACAGTTATATCTAAACTTGTTCATATTGGTACAAATCCAATAATAACTCGTTCTCATTCACCTAATGGAATAACAATAAGATCATACAGTCCAAACTCAATTACACTACATAATCGGATATTGGCTGAAAAACTAGATTCAAATCGTACATCACCAATTTACACACCACAAAATAATATAAGTTTAAAGTCATGTTATTCATCATCATATAATCTGTGTAAATATAGTACGATGAATCAACCACAGCCTAATATCAAAATTAACGCAAAACCAGATAATTCTTTACTAGGAGGAGTGATACGTTCAaaagattttaaaattaatcctatatgtcatgtatgtcaacaACAAATACACGGACCATTTATCGATACGAATGACAGATGCTTTTGTCCAAATCATTTCATATGTGATTATTGTCATCGACCACTAAACGAAGATGGTTTTGCTGAACAGAATGGAAAATTATACTGTGAAGAAGattttaaacaatatattgCTTATAAATGCACCAAGTGTAATTtaccaattattggtcaaatTATCAAAGCAATAAATCGAACATGGCATCCATATTGTTTCATTTGTTATTACTGTCAAAAACCATTAGATGATATATTTCATATAGAAGATGATAATCGTGTATTATGTGAAGAACATTGGAAACAATTTCATGAGATCGAATGTGCGAAGTGTAAACAATCCATTTCAGAGATCGACCGTTTTATTCAAGCTTGTGGAAAACAATATCATGCAAGATGTTTTAGTTGTGCTGCATGTCAAAAACCCCTTGAAGGTAAACCATTTCATACTAGAAATCAAAAACCTTTCTGTCTCATACATGCGAATGCAGTCGCACTATTTGGTTGA